One genomic region from Phragmites australis chromosome 1, lpPhrAust1.1, whole genome shotgun sequence encodes:
- the LOC133920651 gene encoding GDSL esterase/lipase At5g45920-like isoform X1, protein MRPRLVLFGDSITEQSFAAGGWGAALADRFARQADVVLRGLSGYNTRWALEVLPRAMEGAAPADEDPAAVTVFFGANDASLPDRAQAHQHVPLEEYQSNLRAICGYFKEQWPSASIILITPPPIYEPARIRDIYGEDDPSRQAERTNEAAGAYAQACLAVAKELGHAVIDIWTKMQEFSDWQTSALSDGLHFTPTGNKIMFDEVVKTLAGIGFSHENLPSDLPLFQEIDPMDPMKAFEV, encoded by the exons ATGCGGCCGAGGCTCGTGCTCTTCGGCGACTCCATCACCGAGCAGTCCTTCGCCGCCGGCGGATGGggcgccgccctcgccgacCGCTTCGCACGCCAG GCGGACGTGGTACTGCGCGGGTTGAGCGGGTACAACACACGGTGGGCGCTCGAGGTGCTGCCGCGGGCCATGGAGGGCGCGGCGCCGGCGGACGAGGACCCGGCGGCCGTGACCGTCTTCTTCGGCGCCAACGACGCCTCGCTGCCCGACCGGGCGCAGGCGCACCAGCACGTGCCGCTCGAAGAGTACCAGAGCAACCTCCGCGCCATCTGCGGCTACTTCAAG GAACAATGGCCCTCCGCTTCTATCATACTTATCACTCCCCCACCGATCTACGAACCAGCGAGAATTCG AGACATCTATGGAGAAGACGACCCTTCACGACAAGCAGAAAGAACCAACGAGGCTGCTGGCGCTTATGCACAGGCATGCCTAGCTGTTGCCAAAGAATTGGGTCATGCAGTTATAGACATCTGGACAAAGATGCAGGAATTTTCAGATTGGCAAACATCTGCATTAAG TGATGGACTTCACTTCACCCCAACTGGAAACAAAATTATGTTTGACGAGGTGGTGAAGACACTGGCAGGTATTGGTTTCAGCCATGAGAACCTCCCATCGGATCTCCCTCTCTTCCAAGAAATCGACCCCATGGACCCCATGAaagcttttgaagtttga
- the LOC133920651 gene encoding GDSL esterase/lipase At5g45920-like isoform X2 → MRPRLVLFGDSITEQSFAAGGWGAALADRFARQADVVLRGLSGYNTRWALEVLPRAMEGAAPADEDPAAVTVFFGANDASLPDRAQAHQHVPLEEYQSNLRAICGYFKEQWPSASIILITPPPIYEPARIRDIYGEDDPSRQAERTNEAAGAYAQACLAVAKELGHAVIDIWTKMQEFSDWQTSALRLLVNAVVQALKAL, encoded by the exons ATGCGGCCGAGGCTCGTGCTCTTCGGCGACTCCATCACCGAGCAGTCCTTCGCCGCCGGCGGATGGggcgccgccctcgccgacCGCTTCGCACGCCAG GCGGACGTGGTACTGCGCGGGTTGAGCGGGTACAACACACGGTGGGCGCTCGAGGTGCTGCCGCGGGCCATGGAGGGCGCGGCGCCGGCGGACGAGGACCCGGCGGCCGTGACCGTCTTCTTCGGCGCCAACGACGCCTCGCTGCCCGACCGGGCGCAGGCGCACCAGCACGTGCCGCTCGAAGAGTACCAGAGCAACCTCCGCGCCATCTGCGGCTACTTCAAG GAACAATGGCCCTCCGCTTCTATCATACTTATCACTCCCCCACCGATCTACGAACCAGCGAGAATTCG AGACATCTATGGAGAAGACGACCCTTCACGACAAGCAGAAAGAACCAACGAGGCTGCTGGCGCTTATGCACAGGCATGCCTAGCTGTTGCCAAAGAATTGGGTCATGCAGTTATAGACATCTGGACAAAGATGCAGGAATTTTCAGATTGGCAAACATCTGCATTAAG ACTATTGGTTAATGCTGTAGTTCAAGCGCTAAAAGCTCTGTAG